One genomic window of Pseudomonadota bacterium includes the following:
- a CDS encoding fused MFS/spermidine synthase: MIFGQIADKTKRVFLLLVITQLCASVMALIVSQVLGNSQFLFAKLIHTFNSSYSTMIIVQSVVIFVILIGPTIFMGGAFPIVNRIYIRSMNDLGKSLGTAYALNTVGAILGSIAAGYLMIPLIGKENGLRIVIMFQFVTAVLALLTTSTSGLKLTKRAVAGIGLVVSCIFLIFYFPSWHGDLLSRGWYRDFRTIEHELDRTGWMEALWKGCGLLSKQREGIDVVFYGEGIGGFTTVEKEITSIGTVEYAMFNSGKADASSHGDRSTQTLSAHIPMLFHSNAKNVMVLGLASGMTSGEVLLYPVEKLDIVEINEQVVKACRLYFTEWNNDCLSDPRTRLIIQDGRNHLALTREKYDVIISEPSNPWMAGLASLYTAEFFQMVRNRLNEKGIFAQWIQSYEMDWDTFCLLGRTFAKAFPNAALIKIGPADYMLLGFMDEKGFDWPVAQKNLRYAGKSGYVTFPGLKFLVHLILTEDLQALFGPGSVHADNRPILEFSAPLKLYSGSLNIDKAVAGKRRLSSDTLRMLETNSDYDTMLDLNEFFVSANVPAFDMVKWQNLNLEQKGRYKNAVLRYCSLVQVPSYNRFDNTDLKRNCAKLQIDRIRQRSSANGLRTVDHYNLGLALIAAGKEDEAVNEFRTTISLDPWHEKGHTALGLLLAKCGKLDEAALCFIRILEMSPKMAQAYKYLGMIDLRRGDLKSAVSSLSKAVALQPDDPEILTELGFVHFYRHNYKKAVESFSQVLAQKPMDADAHHNIALAYKHLGDPQKAGEHFLAAAQIDSEKNTLVENQNERTRNYRQ, from the coding sequence TTCGACCATGATAATAGTACAGTCCGTGGTTATTTTTGTAATCCTTATAGGACCTACCATTTTTATGGGCGGAGCTTTTCCTATTGTAAACCGCATTTATATCCGATCAATGAATGATCTGGGAAAATCCCTTGGTACTGCCTATGCACTTAATACGGTAGGTGCCATTCTTGGATCAATTGCTGCCGGATATCTGATGATTCCGCTCATAGGCAAGGAAAACGGATTGCGGATTGTTATCATGTTCCAGTTTGTTACAGCCGTACTTGCTCTTTTAACTACATCCACATCCGGTTTAAAACTAACCAAAAGAGCGGTTGCCGGCATCGGACTGGTCGTTTCCTGTATTTTTCTTATCTTTTATTTCCCATCATGGCATGGAGATCTTCTCTCAAGGGGTTGGTACCGTGATTTCAGAACCATTGAACATGAACTCGACAGAACTGGATGGATGGAGGCTTTGTGGAAAGGATGTGGCCTTTTATCCAAACAGCGCGAAGGTATAGATGTGGTTTTTTATGGCGAAGGGATAGGAGGATTTACAACGGTAGAAAAAGAGATTACAAGCATCGGAACAGTTGAATATGCCATGTTCAACAGCGGCAAAGCGGATGCTTCCTCCCATGGTGACAGATCTACACAGACATTGTCTGCACATATACCGATGCTTTTTCATTCAAATGCAAAAAACGTTATGGTGTTGGGGCTTGCAAGCGGAATGACTTCCGGAGAAGTACTATTATATCCTGTGGAAAAACTCGATATTGTGGAAATAAATGAGCAGGTGGTCAAGGCTTGCCGGTTATACTTCACCGAATGGAATAACGATTGCCTGTCTGATCCCAGAACACGGTTGATCATTCAGGATGGTCGTAATCATCTTGCCTTGACACGGGAAAAATATGACGTAATAATTTCCGAACCGTCTAATCCATGGATGGCAGGTCTGGCAAGTCTTTATACGGCAGAATTCTTTCAGATGGTCAGAAATCGCTTAAACGAAAAAGGTATTTTCGCCCAATGGATTCAGTCTTATGAAATGGATTGGGATACCTTTTGCTTGCTGGGAAGGACTTTTGCTAAGGCATTTCCCAATGCCGCACTTATCAAGATCGGCCCGGCGGATTATATGCTTTTGGGTTTTATGGATGAAAAAGGCTTTGACTGGCCGGTTGCTCAGAAAAATCTCAGGTATGCCGGAAAATCCGGATATGTTACATTTCCCGGACTGAAATTTCTCGTGCATTTAATACTGACCGAAGACTTACAGGCGCTTTTTGGTCCCGGTTCAGTTCATGCAGACAACCGGCCGATCTTGGAATTCTCAGCACCTTTGAAGCTATACAGCGGCAGTTTAAACATAGATAAAGCTGTTGCCGGCAAACGCCGGCTTTCATCCGATACCTTAAGAATGCTTGAAACGAATTCTGATTACGATACCATGCTGGATCTGAATGAGTTCTTTGTGTCGGCTAATGTGCCGGCTTTTGATATGGTAAAATGGCAGAATCTTAATTTGGAACAAAAAGGCCGTTATAAAAATGCTGTGTTGCGTTATTGCAGTCTGGTGCAGGTGCCTTCATACAATAGATTCGATAATACCGACTTAAAAAGAAATTGCGCGAAACTGCAAATCGACAGGATCAGGCAGAGATCTTCGGCAAATGGGTTACGAACGGTTGATCATTATAATCTGGGACTTGCTTTGATTGCTGCAGGCAAAGAAGATGAGGCAGTAAATGAATTTCGCACAACGATTAGTCTTGATCCATGGCATGAAAAAGGGCACACCGCCTTGGGGCTACTTCTGGCAAAATGCGGAAAGCTGGATGAGGCAGCCCTGTGTTTTATTCGTATTCTTGAGATGTCGCCAAAAATGGCGCAAGCTTATAAATATCTGGGAATGATTGATCTTCGCAGAGGAGACTTGAAAAGTGCTGTTTCAAGCCTGTCTAAAGCTGTGGCTCTTCAACCCGATGATCCTGAAATCCTGACTGAATTGGGCTTTGTACACTTTTACCGGCATAATTACAAAAAAGCGGTTGAATCTTTTTCACAAGTACTTGCACAAAAACCAATGGATGCTGATGCTCATCATAATATAGCACTTGCTTATAAACACCTTGGGGATCCGCAAAAGGCCGGGGAGCATTTTTTGGCAGCAGCGCAAATCGATTCGGAAAAAAATACATTAGTAGAAAATCAAAATGAACGGACAAGAAATTATAGACAGTGA
- a CDS encoding DUF255 domain-containing protein, whose amino-acid sequence MQHAYNPVNWYPWGGEAINRAVKENKPIILSIGYSTCHLCHVMEYESFTNNKIASAYKITDIITKNLSHEKVFSPSKKDKQSHLYDAFKYYSSSFDDKYGGFGKAPKFPSPSIFKFLFACLTYANIIGDIRTSPLPIHFRNPV is encoded by the coding sequence TTGCAGCATGCCTATAATCCTGTTAACTGGTATCCGTGGGGAGGTGAGGCCATCAACAGAGCCGTCAAAGAGAATAAACCAATTATATTATCGATAGGTTATTCTACATGTCACTTGTGCCATGTAATGGAATATGAATCATTTACAAATAATAAAATTGCATCTGCTTATAAAATTACTGATATTATAACAAAGAATCTTTCTCATGAAAAGGTGTTTTCACCTTCAAAAAAAGATAAACAGAGTCATCTATACGATGCTTTCAAATATTATTCGTCTTCTTTTGATGATAAATATGGAGGTTTTGGAAAAGCTCCCAAGTTTCCTTCACCTTCAATATTCAAATTTCTTTTTGCCTGTTTAACTTATGCAAATATAATTGGGGATATAAGAACTTCTCCATTGCCCATACACTTCCGAAATCCAGTTTAA
- the cooS gene encoding anaerobic carbon-monoxide dehydrogenase catalytic subunit produces MEKEESASKKSVNIKDLTICDATAQMLEKARRDGVETAFDRALNMKACPIGADSACCKHCAMGPCRLSSKDPYGKVGVCGATIDTIMSRNFARMVAAGSACHNDHGMAMLELFREVVTGKNTEYKIKDPYKLEEVARSIGIEVDGREIKDIALDLYHELEKTYTQVEGEIPFAKRVPEKTLETWRKHGIVPRGAMREIMELMNRTHMGVDQHYENITKQCSRTALADGWGGSMVATEICDILFGTPTPVSAEVNMGVLKENEVNVIIHGHEPNLFESMLVSVNEPSLIQAAKDAGAKGINLVGMCCSGAEMLSRHGIPHAGNFMSTEAILVTGAVDAMAVDIQCIKQGLVKVAECYKTHLFTTNPRCHIEGAQHIEFNEHDPSSCTDEIVIKAISRFKNRSLPVEIPKIKNIGIHGFSHEYINYMLGGTFRGSYTPLNDNIINGRIRGVAGVVGCTNPRVKQDWVHVELVKELIKNDVLVIQTGCSQIALAKAGLYTPEAACLAGPGLREVCEAVGMPPVLGMGSCVDNSRILIAASQMVKEGGLGTSIADLPVAGAAPEWMSEKAICIGQYFVASGVYTVFGVTFPIIEDTKFHKLLFEGLEQQGFGKWGYNADPYEMAKMMIAHIDKKRKALGLDKGKERVLVDMATRREMSVV; encoded by the coding sequence ATGGAAAAGGAAGAAAGCGCTTCAAAAAAATCAGTAAACATTAAAGATCTTACAATTTGTGATGCTACAGCCCAGATGCTTGAAAAAGCCAGAAGGGATGGTGTTGAAACTGCGTTTGACAGGGCTTTAAACATGAAAGCATGTCCTATAGGAGCAGATTCTGCTTGCTGTAAACATTGTGCAATGGGTCCATGCAGGCTTAGCTCAAAGGATCCTTATGGAAAAGTAGGTGTATGCGGTGCAACTATCGATACAATTATGTCAAGAAACTTTGCCCGTATGGTTGCGGCAGGATCTGCATGTCATAATGATCATGGTATGGCTATGCTTGAACTTTTCAGAGAAGTAGTAACCGGAAAGAATACAGAGTATAAAATCAAAGATCCTTATAAATTGGAAGAAGTTGCACGTTCAATAGGGATTGAAGTCGATGGACGCGAAATAAAAGACATTGCGTTAGATCTGTATCATGAACTGGAAAAAACATATACCCAGGTTGAAGGCGAAATTCCTTTTGCAAAAAGAGTTCCTGAAAAAACACTCGAAACATGGAGAAAACACGGCATTGTTCCAAGAGGCGCAATGCGCGAAATCATGGAACTTATGAACAGGACACACATGGGAGTTGACCAGCATTACGAAAATATTACAAAGCAATGCAGCAGAACAGCTCTTGCTGATGGCTGGGGCGGATCTATGGTTGCAACTGAAATATGTGATATTCTGTTCGGTACCCCGACACCGGTAAGTGCCGAAGTGAATATGGGTGTATTAAAGGAAAATGAGGTTAATGTAATTATTCATGGTCATGAACCCAATCTTTTTGAATCAATGCTTGTATCGGTCAATGAACCATCGCTCATACAGGCGGCAAAAGATGCAGGTGCCAAAGGAATAAATCTTGTAGGTATGTGCTGTTCGGGAGCAGAAATGCTTTCCCGCCATGGAATTCCTCATGCAGGTAATTTTATGTCAACTGAAGCTATCCTTGTAACAGGTGCTGTAGATGCTATGGCAGTAGATATTCAATGCATAAAACAAGGCCTTGTAAAAGTTGCCGAATGCTACAAAACCCATCTTTTTACTACCAATCCCCGTTGCCATATAGAAGGCGCTCAGCATATTGAATTTAATGAACATGATCCAAGTTCATGCACGGATGAAATAGTAATTAAGGCTATCTCCAGGTTTAAAAACCGTAGTCTTCCTGTTGAAATTCCAAAAATCAAAAATATCGGAATTCACGGTTTTTCACATGAGTATATCAATTACATGCTGGGCGGAACTTTCAGAGGGAGCTATACACCTTTAAATGATAATATAATCAATGGAAGAATACGAGGAGTAGCAGGTGTTGTGGGCTGTACAAACCCAAGGGTAAAACAGGACTGGGTTCATGTTGAACTTGTGAAAGAACTTATTAAAAATGACGTGCTTGTAATTCAAACAGGCTGCTCCCAGATTGCTCTTGCCAAAGCCGGACTTTACACTCCTGAAGCAGCTTGCCTCGCCGGCCCAGGATTAAGAGAAGTATGTGAAGCAGTCGGTATGCCGCCGGTTCTTGGGATGGGGTCATGTGTTGATAACAGCCGTATTCTGATTGCCGCATCACAGATGGTTAAAGAAGGTGGGCTGGGAACCAGCATTGCCGATCTTCCGGTAGCAGGCGCTGCTCCGGAATGGATGAGTGAAAAGGCTATTTGTATCGGACAGTACTTTGTAGCATCAGGCGTATATACGGTCTTTGGTGTGACTTTCCCGATAATAGAAGATACCAAGTTCCACAAACTTCTTTTTGAAGGTCTAGAGCAGCAGGGATTCGGGAAATGGGGATATAACGCTGATCCTTATGAAATGGCAAAAATGATGATAGCCCATATCGACAAGAAAAGAAAAGCCCTTGGCCTTGACAAAGGAAAGGAGCGAGTATTAGTTGACATGGCGACAAGAAGAGAAATGTCGGTAGTTTAA
- a CDS encoding TonB-dependent receptor has translation MRKIYFCFKKMVNYASSSLKYKIIGVLLSIFLSFLPGMVFAGIYNSELKSSADLTELSIQDLMEIEITTGSRKSQTIANTAAAAFVITQEDIRRSGVTSIAEALRMAPGLQVAKIDANKWAITSRGFNSRYANKLLVLMDGRSVYSSLYTGVFWDIQDTLLEDIDRIEVIRGPGAALWGANAVNGVINIITKNSKETTGGLVSAGAGKEERGFGNFRFGDSLGENAHYRIFGKYQDRDESKLSSGRDAADDWDIYTLGFRTDWNPTATDSFMFEGNHYRADEGQTITNASLSPPYSTDIDEKARSDGVNFLFSWERFLSNTSDLKLQIYYDRSRLQQTVLHDTRDTYDLDFQYRFSPWDKHEVIWGLGYRLTTDDAKSSFVISIDPDSRTDDLLSAFVQDDITIVENHLRLTLGAKIEHNDYSGFEFQPNIRALWTPDKQNSIWASFSRAVRTPSRAEHDARTNLLVLPPGIFPNTSGFPMIISNITGDDFDSETLYAYEIGYRNQISKSISIDIAAYYNEYENLRSSNYDYTATFFESSPLPPHLVLPVYINNDVDGHTYGIEVSAEWKPVLWWKINPAYSFSHMNLSKAEVDAPDTAAPRHQLSFRSAMDLPMDLELDLWLRYTDDVSDLDIDSYCMIDARLGWKPTQNLELSIVGQNLFDSQHQEYKEEYLNSSDIEVERAYYFKVTWHF, from the coding sequence ATGCGAAAAATTTACTTTTGCTTCAAGAAGATGGTTAATTATGCAAGCAGTTCATTAAAATATAAAATTATTGGGGTTCTGCTAAGTATTTTTTTATCTTTCTTGCCCGGTATGGTCTTTGCCGGCATATACAATTCGGAATTAAAATCTTCTGCCGACCTGACCGAATTAAGTATCCAGGACCTGATGGAAATAGAAATTACCACGGGTTCCAGAAAAAGCCAGACAATAGCAAATACGGCTGCAGCCGCTTTTGTTATCACACAGGAAGATATCAGGCGCTCCGGTGTAACATCCATTGCCGAAGCTTTGCGTATGGCTCCGGGTTTGCAGGTTGCCAAAATTGATGCAAACAAGTGGGCCATAACCTCACGTGGGTTCAACAGCCGATATGCAAACAAGCTGCTTGTATTGATGGATGGGCGTTCAGTATATTCTTCTCTTTATACCGGTGTTTTCTGGGACATACAGGATACTCTTCTTGAAGATATTGACAGGATAGAAGTAATCCGGGGCCCTGGCGCCGCTTTGTGGGGAGCAAATGCAGTAAATGGCGTTATAAATATTATTACCAAAAATTCCAAAGAGACCACCGGTGGACTTGTCAGCGCCGGAGCCGGAAAGGAAGAGAGAGGATTCGGTAATTTCCGTTTTGGCGATTCGCTTGGTGAAAACGCTCACTACCGCATCTTTGGCAAATATCAAGACAGGGATGAATCTAAATTATCATCAGGACGTGACGCAGCAGATGACTGGGATATTTATACATTAGGATTTCGAACGGATTGGAATCCAACAGCTACGGATTCTTTTATGTTTGAGGGAAATCACTACCGTGCTGATGAAGGCCAGACAATCACTAATGCTTCTTTGTCTCCACCCTATTCAACAGATATTGATGAAAAAGCCAGATCCGATGGTGTAAACTTTCTATTCAGTTGGGAGCGGTTTTTATCAAATACATCGGATTTGAAGCTTCAGATATATTATGACAGGTCAAGACTACAGCAAACCGTACTACATGATACAAGAGATACATACGATCTGGATTTTCAATACCGGTTTTCCCCTTGGGATAAACACGAAGTTATATGGGGACTTGGATATCGGCTTACAACCGATGATGCAAAATCTTCCTTTGTTATATCTATTGACCCGGATAGTCGCACAGACGATCTTTTGAGCGCATTTGTTCAGGATGATATTACAATAGTAGAAAATCACCTTAGATTGACTCTTGGCGCAAAGATTGAACACAATGATTATAGCGGTTTTGAATTCCAGCCAAATATCCGGGCACTCTGGACCCCTGATAAACAAAACTCGATATGGGCATCATTTTCAAGGGCAGTTAGAACACCTTCAAGAGCCGAACATGATGCGCGCACTAATCTGTTGGTACTTCCCCCGGGCATTTTTCCAAACACATCCGGTTTCCCAATGATTATATCAAATATTACAGGTGATGATTTTGATTCCGAGACCCTTTATGCCTATGAAATCGGGTATCGTAATCAAATAAGCAAATCCATTTCAATTGATATCGCTGCATACTACAATGAATATGAAAATCTCAGATCATCCAATTATGATTATACAGCTACATTTTTTGAATCTTCTCCTCTTCCACCTCACCTCGTGTTGCCTGTATATATTAACAACGATGTTGATGGACACACATATGGTATAGAAGTATCTGCAGAATGGAAGCCGGTATTATGGTGGAAAATAAACCCTGCTTATTCCTTTTCGCACATGAACCTGTCGAAAGCTGAAGTTGATGCTCCTGACACCGCAGCCCCAAGGCATCAACTCTCTTTTCGATCTGCCATGGATCTGCCCATGGATCTGGAACTGGATCTATGGCTTCGTTATACGGACGATGTTTCGGATTTGGATATTGATAGCTATTGTATGATAGATGCCCGTCTTGGATGGAAGCCCACTCAAAACCTTGAACTATCCATTGTTGGGCAAAATCTTTTTGATAGCCAACACCAGGAATATAAAGAAGAATATCTGAATTCTTCTGATATTGAGGTGGAACGCGCATATTATTTTAAGGTAACTTGGCATTTTTAG
- a CDS encoding YfiR family protein — protein sequence MESKLKAAFIYNFAKFVEWPASAGNDTTDQPFVIGIFGDDRVIKELMAIEDKTVKGKKLRVRILSNTKRINGCHVIFISASEENNLITILNTLKNSDILTVSDMNNFIEKGGIIGFVRMENKIRFDINLKAAEESNLKIRSDLLSLARKIKH from the coding sequence ATGGAATCCAAGCTGAAGGCAGCCTTTATTTATAATTTCGCCAAATTTGTTGAATGGCCTGCATCAGCCGGTAATGATACAACAGATCAGCCGTTCGTAATAGGAATATTTGGCGATGATCGTGTTATTAAAGAACTTATGGCTATTGAGGATAAAACCGTAAAGGGCAAAAAACTTCGTGTCAGAATTTTGTCAAATACAAAACGAATTAATGGCTGTCATGTTATTTTCATAAGTGCTTCTGAGGAAAATAATCTTATCACAATATTAAATACCTTAAAAAACAGTGACATACTTACTGTAAGCGATATGAATAATTTTATAGAAAAAGGCGGCATAATTGGGTTTGTAAGAATGGAAAATAAAATACGTTTTGATATTAACTTAAAGGCAGCAGAAGAGTCCAATCTTAAAATAAGGTCGGATCTTTTGTCGCTGGCACGAAAAATTAAACATTAA
- a CDS encoding response regulator translates to MQLLKDLSIKNKLIAIIMFISIISLFVASIGFISANIISSRRAAIAKLSTLANTIGINSKAAIIFNDQKSAAETLSALKTEPDISYACIVDGNGKLFAEYFPENKITEKTDSEKFLKYNKFLALDSKWSNYMGASYMLYKKHLCMFVAINFEKEYQGSIYVCANMASLYSQILWNIYFCTGILCICAVLTYFLSIKLQKTISDPILKLSNTMEKVSAEKDYSVRVDTKYSDELGTLYDGFNNMLAQIQERDNALLFTNYVVDYMGDMAFWVDPEGQYIYANNVACASLGYTSNEFKLNSVNFIVPNFNSDTWNAHWTDLKNKQVVTRESVMRDKTGIIFPIEANFNYVRFKGQEYCCAFARDITNRKRIETQLQQAQKMEAIGTLVGGVAHDLNNILGGLVGYPELLLLDMPPESPMAEPLLQIMKSGEKAAAIVQDLLTLARRGVTVEEVTNLNNIVEEYLKTPEYEKMIEYHSNIKYKLNLDPELLNNRGSFFHITKVLMNLMANGSESIQDGKGEVLVTTQNHHLDQPYEGFQNIPGGDYVVLSVSDTGIGISAEDRSKIFEPFYTKKKMGRSGTGLGMTVVRGTVEDHKAYIDITNREEGGSRFDIYFPVTRDFIKIEAKDYSLKSYYGSENILVVDDVKEQQDVASNLLGYLGYSLDVVSSGEKALEYLQNNTPDIILLDMIMEPGIDGLETCTRILESNPTQKIIICSGFSETERVKQALKLGACAYVKKPYRIKEIAKAVREALDFKLT, encoded by the coding sequence ATGCAATTACTTAAGGATCTGTCGATAAAAAACAAACTGATAGCCATTATTATGTTTATAAGCATAATTTCTCTATTTGTGGCATCTATTGGTTTTATTTCAGCCAATATTATCTCATCCAGGCGCGCAGCAATTGCTAAATTATCAACTCTTGCAAATACTATCGGAATCAACAGTAAAGCAGCCATTATATTTAATGATCAGAAGTCTGCCGCAGAAACATTATCCGCCCTTAAAACAGAGCCTGATATCAGTTATGCCTGCATTGTTGACGGAAACGGGAAATTATTTGCAGAATATTTTCCCGAAAACAAGATAACAGAGAAAACCGACTCCGAGAAATTTTTGAAATATAATAAGTTTTTAGCGCTTGACTCAAAGTGGTCCAACTATATGGGCGCTTCATATATGCTTTACAAAAAACATCTTTGTATGTTTGTAGCAATTAATTTTGAGAAAGAATATCAGGGTAGTATCTATGTGTGCGCAAACATGGCAAGCCTTTATTCACAAATATTATGGAATATATATTTCTGCACCGGGATTTTATGCATTTGCGCTGTTCTAACATATTTTCTTTCCATTAAACTTCAAAAAACCATATCGGATCCTATACTGAAACTTTCGAATACAATGGAAAAGGTATCTGCGGAAAAAGACTACTCTGTCCGTGTAGATACCAAATATTCAGATGAACTGGGCACACTTTATGACGGATTCAACAATATGCTCGCACAAATTCAGGAAAGAGATAATGCTCTTTTGTTTACAAATTATGTGGTTGATTATATGGGAGACATGGCCTTCTGGGTTGACCCCGAAGGACAATATATTTATGCCAATAATGTGGCATGCGCATCTTTGGGATATACAAGTAATGAGTTTAAATTAAATAGTGTAAATTTTATTGTTCCTAATTTTAACAGTGATACATGGAACGCCCACTGGACAGATCTTAAGAATAAACAAGTTGTTACCAGGGAATCCGTGATGCGCGACAAAACAGGAATAATCTTTCCTATTGAAGCAAATTTTAATTATGTCCGTTTTAAAGGCCAGGAATATTGTTGCGCTTTTGCAAGAGATATTACAAATAGAAAACGCATTGAGACGCAGCTTCAGCAGGCCCAAAAAATGGAGGCTATCGGTACTCTTGTCGGCGGAGTAGCACATGATCTGAACAATATCCTTGGAGGCCTGGTCGGATATCCTGAATTGCTTCTTCTTGATATGCCTCCGGAAAGTCCTATGGCAGAGCCTCTTTTGCAGATAATGAAATCCGGTGAAAAAGCCGCAGCTATAGTGCAGGATCTCCTAACGCTTGCAAGAAGAGGAGTTACTGTAGAAGAAGTGACTAACCTCAATAACATAGTAGAGGAATATTTAAAAACTCCTGAGTACGAAAAAATGATAGAATATCATTCCAATATCAAATATAAATTGAACCTTGATCCTGAACTTCTTAATAACCGGGGTTCTTTTTTCCATATTACAAAAGTCCTGATGAATCTTATGGCAAACGGCAGTGAGTCAATTCAAGATGGAAAAGGAGAAGTGCTTGTAACTACACAAAACCATCATTTAGATCAGCCTTACGAAGGGTTCCAAAATATTCCCGGAGGCGATTATGTGGTTCTTAGCGTATCGGATACAGGAATTGGAATTAGTGCTGAAGACAGATCAAAAATCTTTGAACCTTTTTACACAAAAAAGAAGATGGGAAGAAGTGGGACAGGCCTCGGCATGACCGTAGTCAGGGGTACCGTTGAAGATCACAAAGCTTATATAGATATTACAAACAGGGAAGAGGGAGGCAGTCGATTTGATATTTACTTTCCTGTAACCAGAGATTTTATAAAAATCGAAGCTAAAGATTATTCACTAAAATCCTATTATGGCTCAGAAAATATTCTTGTTGTTGATGATGTAAAAGAACAGCAGGATGTTGCTTCCAATCTGCTTGGATATCTTGGCTATAGCTTAGACGTTGTCTCAAGTGGAGAAAAAGCATTAGAATATCTTCAAAACAATACACCCGATATCATTCTGCTTGACATGATCATGGAGCCAGGAATTGACGGTTTGGAAACATGCACAAGAATTCTTGAAAGCAATCCTACCCAGAAGATCATAATATGCAGCGGATTTTCTGAAACAGAAAGGGTAAAGCAAGCTTTAAAACTTGGTGCCTGCGCATATGTGAAAAAACCATATCGCATAAAAGAAATCGCAAAGGCAGTAAGAGAGGCTCTTGATTTTAAATTGACCTGA
- a CDS encoding TIGR02757 family protein, whose amino-acid sequence MKNVLEDLYCRYNKREYVHPDPLEFLYNYSEIKDREIAGFIASSLAYGRVAQILKSVSSVLDKMGSSPYSFLVNSKPTVIKKTFKGFKHRFADDKNLYAALTGLKYILMEYGSLYECFLKGIKDNDETILGSMEFFAKKIVSGCNASPGHLVPVVEKGSACKRLHLFLRWMIRKDNVDPGGWDMIPTSMLIIPLDVHMHKIGRLLGFTNRKQANIVTALEITSGFKKIMPDDPVKYDFTLTRFGIRDDMDIDSLLKECHF is encoded by the coding sequence ATGAAAAATGTACTTGAAGATCTTTATTGCAGATATAACAAAAGAGAATATGTGCATCCTGATCCTCTCGAGTTTCTCTATAATTACAGTGAAATCAAGGATAGAGAAATTGCAGGATTTATTGCTTCATCGCTTGCATATGGAAGGGTTGCACAGATTTTAAAAAGTGTTTCTTCCGTTCTCGATAAAATGGGGTCTTCTCCTTACTCATTTTTAGTAAATTCAAAACCAACAGTTATTAAAAAAACTTTTAAAGGTTTCAAGCACAGGTTTGCTGATGATAAAAATCTCTATGCTGCATTGACCGGCTTAAAATATATTCTTATGGAGTACGGGTCATTGTACGAGTGTTTCTTAAAAGGAATAAAAGATAATGATGAAACCATCCTTGGCAGTATGGAATTTTTTGCAAAAAAAATTGTTTCAGGTTGCAATGCCAGCCCTGGGCATCTTGTTCCGGTAGTGGAAAAAGGCAGCGCCTGCAAGAGACTTCATCTTTTTTTGCGCTGGATGATCCGAAAAGATAATGTTGATCCGGGAGGTTGGGATATGATACCAACTTCAATGCTTATTATCCCGCTTGATGTTCACATGCACAAAATTGGGCGCCTGCTTGGTTTTACAAACAGAAAACAAGCAAATATTGTAACGGCTCTTGAAATTACTTCCGGTTTCAAAAAGATTATGCCGGATGATCCTGTAAAATATGATTTTACGCTAACACGTTTTGGGATAAGAGATGATATGGATATTGACAGCTTATTGAAAGAATGCCATTTTTAG